Within Oligoflexus sp., the genomic segment TCTTAGCCGCGGAACTCGGCGCGATCACCAACACAAAATTCGTCTTGTCCTTTTCGATGCTGGCCAGGTTTTCCAGCTTGTCAAGATGCACGGCCTCTTCGGGGCCGCTGATATCAAAGACGAGCAGCGAGCGCCGATCGTTTCCTAATACTTTCATACAGCTGGCTATCAGCGCCGGACGGCGGTAAGGTGTATCCAGGATGACCAAAGGGAATTCCACCTGACTGTAATGCGAAAGCCAGGCATCGCGTTCCTCGGGCTCACGTGGCGGGAAGCCTAGATAGAGAAAGGGTCCATTGAGAAATGGACAGATCGAAAGGGCGGCTGTCACAGAACTGGGACCGGGTATGGGTGAGACATGGGCGCCGGCCGCGTAGGCGACTTCGAGCAGCTTATTGCCCGGATCAGCCAAAGTGGGAGTGCCTTGGTCGCTCATGAACACCACGGTCTGACCGGATTTCAGAGCTTTTTTGACGGCATCAATGGTGTCGAGTTCGAGATGCTCTGTCAAACGAAGGTAGTCACGATGGATGGAAGCGGCCTTGAGTGTTTGTCGGGCAACCTTGTCCTCTTCGAAGACGATGAGGTCGGCTGTCCGCAAAGCTTCCAAACTGCGCAGGGGAATATCGTTTGGGTTTCCAAGAGCATTGGCTGCCATTATGAGCTTGCCGCTCGGGCTTTCGGTATGTGATGGGATCAAAGGGGCGTCCTTTCCGGTTCAACCTGAAGTCCAGCCTTGGGAAAATCCTGGGTTTATGATAATGGAACTGTTTCCGCGTGTGTCGAGTAACATATTCTCGTGGAGTTGAAAAGCTCACGGGAATTAGCCAGAGATAGGGCTATATCGATCGATGAGTCGGCTGAGTCAAGCAAAAGTCCCTGAACATGTGGCCATCATCATGGATGGCAATGGCCGTTGGGCTCAAGGGCAGGGTCAGGCCCGGGTTTATGGTCATCAAAGTGGCGCGCAGCGGGTGCGTGATGTGGTCGAAGCTGCTGGCAATGCCGGCGTGAAAGTTTTGACCCTTTATGCGTTTAGCGAGGAAAACTGGCGAAGACCGGCTGAAGAAGTCAATGCGCTGTTCTCTCTGCTCGTTTCCTATCTCAAACAGGAAATCGACCAGCTGCATGAAAATAAAGTGCGCCTGCGCAGTATCGGGTTCACCGATAAACTTCCTCCTGACTGCCAGGAATGGCTGAAGCTCGTCGAGGCGCGCACGCAGAATAACGATGGTCTGCAGCTCGTTCTTGCGCTCAGCTACAGCGGGCGCTCCGACCTTGTCCGGGCTATGCAGCGCATGGCCGCAGCGGTCAAGGAAGGTTTGATCGCGCCCGAGGACATTCAGGAAGAGACGGTCAGCAATTATCTGAGCACCCAGGGTTTGCCCGATCCCGATCTTTTGATCCGGACCAGCGGCGAGCAGCGTCTGTCCAATTTCCTGCTCTGGGAAATGGCCTACACGGAATTCTATTTCACCCGGGTCCATTGGCCGGAATTCAGCCCTGAACACCTGAAAGAAGCGCTGCGCGAGTATGCGGATCGGGATCGCCGATTCGGTGCGGTGCGAATGGATAAACCCGTATGCTGAAGACTCGCGTGATCACGGCTATCATCGCCTTGATCGTCATGCTTTCCGTATTCCTGCTGGGCAATCCCCACTTCATGCGACTCTTCTTCACGCTGCTCGTGGGTATCGGCACCTTTGAAATCTCGACCATGATCTTTCCGCGCATCTACTCGATGTTCAGCGCGAGCCACGAAGCGACGCCGCCTCCTTTCCTGCGGCCGCTTGTGATCGGCATGTCCTGCGTTCTCTTCGCAGGCAGCGCCTATACGCAGGGCTATGGCGTAAGCGTGATGATGCTGGGCCTGCTCGGCAGTCTTCTCTTTGGAATTTTCATCGCGCCCGAGATTGATCTTTCCTTCGGTGCTGGCGCCGGCATCCTCGTATGCCTTGTCTATGGGGCCTTCCCTTGGCTGGCCATCTGGGAGCTTTATAAACTGGCACCGGACTCACGTTACATTTTCCTGCTCTGCACGATCGTCTGGTGCGGGGACACGGGTGCTTATTTCGCGGGTCGATCCCTGGGCAAACATAAATTGGCACCGCGCATGTCACCGAACAAGACCTGGGAAGGATCGGTCGGCGGCATTATCGCAAGTGTTGCGGGAGCCTCTGTTTTTAAAGGCTTTTATGGCGAACAGATGGTCGATTGGCCGATCATCATCATTTGCGCTGTTTTGGGTGGAGCCCTTGGGCAGCTTGGTGACCTTGCTGAATCAACCTTTAAACGCTTTTCTGGAGTCAAAGACTCAGGCAAAATCTTTCCTGGGCATGGCGGCTTCCTTGATCGAGTTGACGGATTGCTCTTTGCGGCCCCTGCCATCTGGTTTATACTGTATCAATTTGGCATTTAAAGCCTGGAGCAGGATCTATGGAGTTTTTTTCGCAACCTCTGGTCGCTGTGATCCTGTTGCTCGGAATACTGGTCATCGTTCACGAAGCAGGACACTTTATCGTTGGCAAGCTCTGCGGAATCCCGGTTGAAATCTTTTCCATCGGTTTCGGTCCCACCATCTTCGGTTTCCAGATTCGGGAAACCCATTATCGTCTGAGTCTTATTCCCCTCGGCGGCTTCGTAAAATTTTACGGTACCGTGCCTTCCGAGGAAGTGCCGGCGAATCTGAAGGGGCGCGAATTTTATAATGCCTCGATCGCAGCGCGACTGATGACGATCGCCGCCGGTCCCATTGCCAACCTTATTCTGGCTGTGGTGGCTTACGCGGGTTTGATTTCCTATGGCCTGAAACTGCCGCCCGCCTTGGTGGGCGAGATCCTCCCCGGCAGCCCCGCCGAGCGTTCGGGTCTTCAGTTCGGTGACATGATCACAAGCATCAATGACGAGCCCATCGTCTCGTGGCGCGACGTTCAGAATCTGATCAGCGGGGCCGCGGACAAAACTTTGAATTTGAAAGTCAAACGCGATCAGCAGGAATTGGCCATCACGGTTTCCCCGGAAAGCGTGAAAGAGGACGATATGCCTGGGAAAAGAGGTCGCATAGGAATATCCCCGAACCTCGTGCCGAGCACGCTGACACGAGTGAATGATGAAGGCGTGCTGAGTGCTGCGGGACTTCAAACCGGCGATCGCATCCTACGCATCGAAATGAATGGCACGACCACGGACGTGAAATACTGGCGTCAGCTGCT encodes:
- a CDS encoding isoprenyl transferase, giving the protein MSRLSQAKVPEHVAIIMDGNGRWAQGQGQARVYGHQSGAQRVRDVVEAAGNAGVKVLTLYAFSEENWRRPAEEVNALFSLLVSYLKQEIDQLHENKVRLRSIGFTDKLPPDCQEWLKLVEARTQNNDGLQLVLALSYSGRSDLVRAMQRMAAAVKEGLIAPEDIQEETVSNYLSTQGLPDPDLLIRTSGEQRLSNFLLWEMAYTEFYFTRVHWPEFSPEHLKEALREYADRDRRFGAVRMDKPVC
- a CDS encoding phosphatidate cytidylyltransferase, with translation MLKTRVITAIIALIVMLSVFLLGNPHFMRLFFTLLVGIGTFEISTMIFPRIYSMFSASHEATPPPFLRPLVIGMSCVLFAGSAYTQGYGVSVMMLGLLGSLLFGIFIAPEIDLSFGAGAGILVCLVYGAFPWLAIWELYKLAPDSRYIFLLCTIVWCGDTGAYFAGRSLGKHKLAPRMSPNKTWEGSVGGIIASVAGASVFKGFYGEQMVDWPIIIICAVLGGALGQLGDLAESTFKRFSGVKDSGKIFPGHGGFLDRVDGLLFAAPAIWFILYQFGI